A region of the Streptomyces sp. Mut1 genome:
GCGCTGGGCCTGAGTGAGTGCGTCTTCGGCGTTGAGTGCACGTTCCTTCCAGGCGGGCTGGGCGCGGCTGCCGCTGCCGCTGGTGGAGACTGCGGGATGGGACCTGCTTGCGCGGGTGACCTGCTCGATCAGGGCTCTGGCCTGCTGGTTTTGATAGAGGAAGGTGCGTGAGACGCGGGCGGTACGGGCGAGGGCGGCGACGGTGACAGGCGTATGGTCGCGTGCTGCGGTGGTCAGGGCGGTCTGGAGGCGTTCGAGCATCACCTGAGTGGTTTGGCGGCGGGCTTGGACGGCTGCGTCGGTGCAGGGCGTGCTCATGGCTGTCCTGTGGCGTCGTCGGGGGCTTGAAGTGCTGCGAGGTCTCGGGCGCGGAAGGCGGTGCTCCAGGTGCGGTGGAAGTAGTCCTGGGGGCGCCGAAGGTCCAGGGTGAGGGCTTCGTCGAGGATGCCGAGGGCGGCCAGGGCCTGCTCGAGTCCTTTGATGGCCTTGGCGGTGGGTTCGAAGACGGTGTGGAG
Encoded here:
- a CDS encoding DUF6262 family protein; protein product: MSTPCTDAAVQARRQTTQVMLERLQTALTTAARDHTPVTVAALARTARVSRTFLYQNQQARALIEQVTRASRSHPAVSTSGSGSRAQPAWKERALNAEDALTQAQREIRTQRTHIADLLGKIHDLEHDLPEGSLQRIVTENTTLKQHVRQLTQDNQQIQERLTSARQNNRFMDKRIADLEAQLAPYLTIPTPRP